From the genome of Flavobacterium sediminis:
CGTAATTGCTATTGCTATCCGAAAAGAATTAATGATCCCGATTTTATGTGGAATCTTTCTGGCTGAAAATTTATCAGTGGTGTTGCAGGTGAGCTATTTTAAATATACCAAAAAGAAATACGGAGAAGGGCGCCGCATTTTTCTAATGTCGCCTTTACATCATCATTACCAGAAAAAAGGATACCATGAAAGTAAGATTGTGACTCGTTTCTGGATTGTAGGCATTTTACTAGCCATTTTCACTTTAGTGTCATTAAAACTAAGATAGGATGAGACTGGTTGTTTTAGGAGGAGGTGAAAGCGGTGTAGGAACTGCAATTTTAGGTAAAAAGAAAGGATATGATGTCTTTCTGTCTGATTTCGGAAAGATAAAAAATAATTATAGAGAAGTTCTTTTAATTAATAGGATAGATTGGGAAGACGAAAAGCATACGGAGGACTTAATTCTTAATGCTGATGTGGTAATGAAAAGTCCTGGTATTCCGGATAAGGCTCCGATAGTTAAAAAATTAAAGGAGAAAGGAATTCCGGTTATTTCGGAGATTGAATTTGCTTCGCAATTCACAGATGCTTTGACCATAGGTATTACAGGAAGCAACGGAAAAACCACAACGACGCTTTTAACGTATCATCTGTTAAAGCAAGGCGGATTAAACGTTGGTCTGGCCGGGAATATCGGAAAGAGCTTTGCCTGGCAGGTAGCAGAGAATAAACATGACGTGTATGTGTTGGAATTAAGTAGTTTTCAATTGGACGGGATTGAAAAATTTAAACCACATATTGCTGTGCTAACCAATTTGAGTCCGGATCATTTGGATCGGTATAATTATGATTATAACCAGTATATAGCAGCCAAGTTTCGGATTACCATGAATCAAACGGAAGAAGATTATTTAATAGTCGATGGCGATGATGTTGAAACTCAAAAATGGTTGGATCAACATCCGATAAAAGCAAAATTAATTTCGTTTTCACTCACTAAAAAGATTGAGAACGGAGGAAGTATAGAAGATAACAATTTGAACAATAATATAAATAACGATTTATTTACCATGCCAATAAATGAATTATCATTAGAAGGAAAGCACAATGTGAAAAATGCTATGGCAGCGACTGCAGTGGCTCAATTGATGAAAATAAGAAAACAGACCATTCGTGAAAGTCTGAGTAATTTTCAAGGAGCGGAACATCGTTTGGAAAAGGTGTTGAAAATACAAGGAGTGCAGTATACCAATGATTCTAAAGCTACTAATGTTAATGCTACATTCTTTGCATTGGATAGTATGGCAACGCCAACGGTATGGATTGTAGGAGGTGTAGATAAAGGAAATGATTATGACGAATTGATGCCTTTAGTGCGCGAAAAGGTAAAAGGGATCATTTGCTTGGGGGTAGATAATCAGAAAATTTTCAACGCTTTCAGTGGAGTAGTGGATGTGATGATAGAAACAACTTCAATGACAGAAGCAGTAAAGATCGCACAGAGAATGGCCGAAAAAGGAGATACGGTATTGTTGTCACCGGCTTGTGCAAGTTTTGATCTGTTTGAAAATTATGAAGACAGAGGACGTCAGTTTAAACAAGCAGTACATAATTTATAAAAAGCATGACACAGTTAGTAAACAGGTTAAGAGGAGACAAAGTAATTTGGGCAATAGTTTTTCTATTGGCTCTTATCTCTTTTTTACCGGTTTACAGCGCCAGTACAAATTTAGTGTATGTAATAGGTAAAGGCTCAACGATTGGTTATCTGATCAAGCATTTGGTGCATTTGTTTATCGGTTTTATTGTGATCTATTGGGTTCACAAAGTGCCTTACCATTATTTCAGAGCCTTGTCTATTTTAGGAATCCCGTTTGTGTTGGTTTTGTTGTTATATACCCTTTTTCAGGGAACAACCATAGGCGGCGCAAATGCCAGCAGGTGGATACAGATTCCTTTTATCGGGATCGGTTTTCAAACGTCAACACTCGCCTTTACCGTATTGATGGTTTATGTAGCGCGTTATTTGGCTAAGGTCAGCGAAAAAGAATATTCGTTTAAGGATTCATTACTGGAACTTTGGCTGCCGGTTTTTGCAGTATTAGCATTGGTTTTGCCGGCCAACTTTTCTACAACAGCGCTAATTTTCTCAATGGTGTGCATGCTGGTATATGTAGGGTATTATCCTGTTAAGTATCTGGCGTTAATTATAGGAGCAGGAGTTATAGCATTGACATTTTTTATTTTGGTTGCCAAGGCTTTTCCGGGAGCTATGCCAAACCGTGTGGATACCTGGATCAGTCGTGTGGATAGCTTTTTTGATAAAAATGAAGATGCTAAAGATGATGATTATCAGATCGAAAAAGCAAAAATAGCCATTGCATCTGGTAAAATTTACGGACTGGGACCCGGAAAAAGTGTGCAAAAGAACTTCCTGCCACAATCATCTTCCGATTTTATCTTTGCTATTATAGTAGAGGAGTACGGATTAATGGGGCATTAGGAATAGTGTTCTTGTATATGTTGTTGTTTGTCCGTTTTATCATTAATGCTCAAAAAGCCTCCAGCTTGTTCGGAAAGTTACTCATAGTAGGTTTAGGATTTCCGATTATCTTTCAGGCTTTGGTGAATATGGCGGTAGCAGTAGAATTATTGCCGGTAACAGGACAAACGCTACCGCTGATCAGTGCCGGAGGAACTTCAATATGGATGACCTGTGTGTCTATTGGTATTATTTTAAGCGTTACCAAAAAAGAGGAAGAAGTGGCACAGGATGAAGAAGAACGGAAAAAGAGAGAAGAAGCATTACAACGTATTATAGATAAAGAATTAGACCTGGCTGAAGGAGAAAAAAGTGAAGAATCAGAAGCTAACCCGTTAGAACCGGTTTTAAATCAGTAGTATGGAACAGAAGCTGAAATTTATTATTAGTGGAGGAGGAACCGGAGGACATATCTATCCGGCAATAGCAATTGCAAACGAATTAAAAGCTCGTTTTCCACAAGCGGAATTTCTGTTTGTGGGAGCTAAAGATAAAATGGAAATGCAAAAGGTTCCGCAGGCGGGTTATTCCATCAAAGGATTGTGGATTTCAGGAATTCAACGGAAAATCAGCCTTCAAAATCTATTGTTTCCATTCAAGCTTCTGTCAAGTTTATGGAAATCCTATTTTATTATAAAAAGATTTAAACCGGATGTTGTGATCGGAACAGGTGGTTTTGCCAGCGGAGCAGTGCTCAAAGTTGCCAGCATGTTAGGGATTCCTACAGTAATTCAGGAGCAAAATTCCTATCCGGGAATTACCAATAAATTATTAGCGGCAAAAGCACAATCAATTTGTGTGGCCTATGAAGGAATGGAAAAGTTTTTTCCGGCTGAAAAAATAAAATTAACCGGTAATCCGGTACGTCAGGATCTTATTTTTGTTGACGATAAACGTATCGAAGGATTAACATATTTTGAAGTAAATGCTGATAAGCGAACCCTATTGGTTTTGGGTGGGAGCTTAGGTGCAAAAAGAATAAACCAACTGATCTCGGATGAGTTGGAGATTATTCTGCAATTAGGAATTCAGGTCATCTGGCAATGCGGCAAATTGTATTACGATCAGTACAAACATTTCAATGAAAAAGAAAATGTTCATGTCTTTGCTTTTATTGACCGAATGGATCTGGCTTATGCGGCAGCCGACTTTATAATTTCGCGTTCCGGAGCTTCTTCGATTTCAGAGTTATGTATTGTCGGAAAACCTACTATTTTGATCCCGTCACCGAATGTGGCTGAGGATCACCAAACTAAAAACGCACTCGCTTTATCAGCAAAAAAAGCTGCAATTTTATTGAAAGAAAGTGAGCTAAATGAAAAATTCAGACGTACCTTTGCGGACTTGATTTCGAACGACGAGAAACAAGCAAAGCTGAGCAAAAAAATACATAAAAAAGCATTGCCAAACGCAACGCAACAGATCGCAGATGAGATTGTTAAATTGGCTTTGGAAAAAGGTGAATAACCTTTAAAAAAGAGATAAAATGAATAGTAACCAAATACAAAACGTATATTTTATAGGGATCGGAGGTATCGGTATGAGTGCCTTGGCTCGATATTTTATGCATATCGGAAAAAATGTTGCGGGATATGACAAAACGCATACCCAATTAACCGATGAATTAGAAGATTTGGGAATGCACATTCATTTTGAGGACAATGTTGATCGGATCGAGAAAAAATATTTAGAAAAGGAGACTACTTTAGTAGTGGTTACTCCGGCTATTCCTAAAAACCATTCCGAGTGGAATTATTTCCTGAGCCATGGTTTTGAAATTAGAAAACGAGCAGAAGTCTTAGGAATTATTACTAAAGATACTTTTTGTTTTGCAGTTGCCGGAACACACGGAAAAACGACTACATCGAGTATTTTAGGTCATATTTTGTATCAGAGCGGAATCGATGTTACAGCTTTTTTAGGTGGAATTGTTGAAGGTTATAACTCAAACCTTATCGGAAGTGGTAAAACGGTAACAGTAGTAGAGGCTGATGAATTTGATCGTTCATTTTTACATTTACATCCGAATTTAGCTTGTGTAACTTCAATGGATGCAGATCATTTAGATATTTACGGAAATGTGGAATCTATTGAAGAATCTTTTAGAATGTTTGCCAATAAAGTCAATCCGGAACACTTGTTTGTTCCGTTGAAAGTTAACTTAAAAGGAAATACGATAGGTATTGACGAGCGAGCAGATTATGAGGCTTTGAACATCCGTATTCTAAATGGTTTTTACCATTTTGACGTTCAAACACCTTCAAAATTAATGAAAGATGTAAAGTTCGGACTTCCGGGAAGACACAATTTGTCTAATGCCTTGATCGCTTTGGCAATGGCTGAAAAATATGGTGTGTCTGAGGATGGTCTGAAAGCAGCATTAGAAACTTTTCGCGGAGTAAGAAGAAGATTTTCCTTTCAGGTGCGAAATGAAAAAAGAGTATATGTAGACGATTATGCACATCATCCTACAGAAATAGAAGCTGTTCATAATGCAGTCAGAGAGCTTTATCCCGGAAAAAAAGTGTTGGCTGTTTTTCAACCGCATTTGTTTTCCAGAACCAGAGATTTTATGGAAGGTTTTACGGAAAGCTTATCAAAATTTGATGAAATTGTCCTATTGGATATTTATCCGGCAAGAGAATTGCCGATTGAAGGTATAACTTCTGAGGTTTTATTAACAAAAATTGAAAACCCGAATAAGAAGTTGGTGGGTAAAGAAACTTTGTTTGAAGTTTTTCAACAATCTGATGCAGAAGTGTTTATAACTATTGGTGCGGGAGACATCGGAGAAATGGTAAAAGATTTAAAAAAAGTATTAGATGATAGGACTCAAATGGCATAATATTCGTTTGGTTATAATCGTTCTTTTAATGGTCTTTTTATATTCTTTTTCATCAAAAAGAAATGGAAGCAGAGCGTTGAAAGAAGTTAATATATCCTTTGAAGGAGGAACAGATAATATGTTCATAACTCATGAAATGGTTAATAACTTGTTGAAACAAAATTTGGGAGGCTCTTTATCAATTCAAAAAGATGCGGTAGATTTGAATACTTTAGAAACTGTTCTCGATGATCACGGGATGATAGAAAAAGCAGAAGTTTTTTCAACAGTAGATGGTTCTCTAAATGCGCATATAAAACAAAAGTCCCCAACCGTAAGATTTATATCAGATAATACTTCGTATTATATTGATAGAAAAGGTACTACGATGCCTTTATCCGAAAATTTTTCTGCGAGAGTTCCTCTTGTAGTGGGTTCCTATGTCGAAAAGGATAAGGATCAATACTTGTCGCTTTTTAATGAGATAAGTGATGATGATTTTTTGAGTAAAGACATAACAGGCATAAAAATATTGCCTTCAGGAAGCATTTTGATGAAAAGCCGAAATTATGATTATACCATAATTTTCGGCAAACCTGTTTTTATTGACAGAAAGTTAAAAAATTATAAAGCGTTCTTTTATCATGCAATAAAAGACACTTTGGTTAAACAATATAAAGAAGTAAACTTAATGTTTACGGAGCAAGTAGTTTGTAAGAAATAGAATTGAGTTATGAACAGAGATAACATTGCAGTAGGTTTAGATATCGGAACTACAAAGATTGTAGCGATGATAGGTAAAAAAAACGAATATGGTAAGCTGGAAATTCTTGGGGTAGGTAAATCCAAGAGTTTAGGTGTTCATAGAGGTGTGGTAAATAATATTACCCAAACCATTCAGTCTATTCAGCAAGCAGTTTTGGAAGCCGAAAACGATTCCGGATATAAAATTAATGATGTAGTGGTAGGTATTGCCGGGCAACACATCAGAAGTATACAGCATAGTGATTATATCAGTCGTCAGAATGCCGAAGAAGTAATAGGAGATATGGATATCGATGCTTTGATCGGGCAAGTGCATAAATTAGCGATGTTGCCGGGTGAAGAGATCATTCATGTTTTGCCGCAGGAATTTAAGATAGACGGACAAACAGAAACAAAAGAACCGATCGGGATGTCAGGTGGACGATTAGAAGCCAGTTTTCATGTTGTTGTCGGACAAGCAGCTTCAATCAGAAATATCGGACGTTGTGTTAAAAGTTCAGGATTAGAGTTGTCCGGACTTACATTGGAACCATTGGCTTCTGCAGATGCTGTTTTAAGTCAGGAAGAAAAAGAGGCCGGAGTGGCATTGATCGATATAGGAGGTGGAACGACAGATCTGGCCATTTTTAAAGATGGTATTATCCGTCATACAGCTGTGATCCCTTTCGGAGGAAATGTCATTACTGAAGATATAAAGGAAGGCTGTTCTATTATAGAAAAGCAAGCAGAATTGTTAAAAGTAAAATTCGGTTCAGCCTGGCCGGGAGAAAATAAAGACAACGAGATTGTTTCTATTCCGGGCTTAAGAGGACGTGAACCTAAAGAGATTTCACTGAAAAACTTGTCAAAAATTATACATGCACGTGTGGTGGAAATTATTGAACAAGTATATGCAGAAATTAAATTGTACGGACATGAGAACCCTAAAAAGAAACTCATTGCCGGAATAGTATTAACAGGTGGTGGAGCTCAATTAAAGCATATTAAACAGTTAGTGGAGTACATCACAGGAATGGATACCCGTATCGGTTATCCGAACGAACATTTAGCCGGTAGTTCTGATGAAGAATTATCGAGTCCGTTATACGCAACTGCCGTTGGTTTGGTCATGAACAGTATCCGTAACAATACAAAAAGTGCCACGCCTTTTGTAGAGATGAAACAGGAAGAACCTGTGATCGCTGAACAATCCGTAGTTGAAGAGCAGCCTGTAGTAGAGGAAGCAGTAGAAAAAGAAGAACCGCAACCCGAGACTACTGAAAGCAAAATCAAAAAATCATTTTTTGATAAGTATATAGAAAAGATTAAAGAATTTTTAGATAACGCCGAATAAAAAGTACCATTATGTCAGAATTTACAAGTATTTCTTTCGATTTACCCAAAAACCAATCAAACGT
Proteins encoded in this window:
- a CDS encoding cell division protein FtsQ/DivIB, encoding MIGLKWHNIRLVIIVLLMVFLYSFSSKRNGSRALKEVNISFEGGTDNMFITHEMVNNLLKQNLGGSLSIQKDAVDLNTLETVLDDHGMIEKAEVFSTVDGSLNAHIKQKSPTVRFISDNTSYYIDRKGTTMPLSENFSARVPLVVGSYVEKDKDQYLSLFNEISDDDFLSKDITGIKILPSGSILMKSRNYDYTIIFGKPVFIDRKLKNYKAFFYHAIKDTLVKQYKEVNLMFTEQVVCKK
- the murC gene encoding UDP-N-acetylmuramate--L-alanine ligase; the encoded protein is MNSNQIQNVYFIGIGGIGMSALARYFMHIGKNVAGYDKTHTQLTDELEDLGMHIHFEDNVDRIEKKYLEKETTLVVVTPAIPKNHSEWNYFLSHGFEIRKRAEVLGIITKDTFCFAVAGTHGKTTTSSILGHILYQSGIDVTAFLGGIVEGYNSNLIGSGKTVTVVEADEFDRSFLHLHPNLACVTSMDADHLDIYGNVESIEESFRMFANKVNPEHLFVPLKVNLKGNTIGIDERADYEALNIRILNGFYHFDVQTPSKLMKDVKFGLPGRHNLSNALIALAMAEKYGVSEDGLKAALETFRGVRRRFSFQVRNEKRVYVDDYAHHPTEIEAVHNAVRELYPGKKVLAVFQPHLFSRTRDFMEGFTESLSKFDEIVLLDIYPARELPIEGITSEVLLTKIENPNKKLVGKETLFEVFQQSDAEVFITIGAGDIGEMVKDLKKVLDDRTQMA
- the murG gene encoding undecaprenyldiphospho-muramoylpentapeptide beta-N-acetylglucosaminyltransferase, giving the protein MEQKLKFIISGGGTGGHIYPAIAIANELKARFPQAEFLFVGAKDKMEMQKVPQAGYSIKGLWISGIQRKISLQNLLFPFKLLSSLWKSYFIIKRFKPDVVIGTGGFASGAVLKVASMLGIPTVIQEQNSYPGITNKLLAAKAQSICVAYEGMEKFFPAEKIKLTGNPVRQDLIFVDDKRIEGLTYFEVNADKRTLLVLGGSLGAKRINQLISDELEIILQLGIQVIWQCGKLYYDQYKHFNEKENVHVFAFIDRMDLAYAAADFIISRSGASSISELCIVGKPTILIPSPNVAEDHQTKNALALSAKKAAILLKESELNEKFRRTFADLISNDEKQAKLSKKIHKKALPNATQQIADEIVKLALEKGE
- the ftsA gene encoding cell division protein FtsA produces the protein MNRDNIAVGLDIGTTKIVAMIGKKNEYGKLEILGVGKSKSLGVHRGVVNNITQTIQSIQQAVLEAENDSGYKINDVVVGIAGQHIRSIQHSDYISRQNAEEVIGDMDIDALIGQVHKLAMLPGEEIIHVLPQEFKIDGQTETKEPIGMSGGRLEASFHVVVGQAASIRNIGRCVKSSGLELSGLTLEPLASADAVLSQEEKEAGVALIDIGGGTTDLAIFKDGIIRHTAVIPFGGNVITEDIKEGCSIIEKQAELLKVKFGSAWPGENKDNEIVSIPGLRGREPKEISLKNLSKIIHARVVEIIEQVYAEIKLYGHENPKKKLIAGIVLTGGGAQLKHIKQLVEYITGMDTRIGYPNEHLAGSSDEELSSPLYATAVGLVMNSIRNNTKSATPFVEMKQEEPVIAEQSVVEEQPVVEEAVEKEEPQPETTESKIKKSFFDKYIEKIKEFLDNAE
- the murD gene encoding UDP-N-acetylmuramoyl-L-alanine--D-glutamate ligase, which codes for MRLVVLGGGESGVGTAILGKKKGYDVFLSDFGKIKNNYREVLLINRIDWEDEKHTEDLILNADVVMKSPGIPDKAPIVKKLKEKGIPVISEIEFASQFTDALTIGITGSNGKTTTTLLTYHLLKQGGLNVGLAGNIGKSFAWQVAENKHDVYVLELSSFQLDGIEKFKPHIAVLTNLSPDHLDRYNYDYNQYIAAKFRITMNQTEEDYLIVDGDDVETQKWLDQHPIKAKLISFSLTKKIENGGSIEDNNLNNNINNDLFTMPINELSLEGKHNVKNAMAATAVAQLMKIRKQTIRESLSNFQGAEHRLEKVLKIQGVQYTNDSKATNVNATFFALDSMATPTVWIVGGVDKGNDYDELMPLVREKVKGIICLGVDNQKIFNAFSGVVDVMIETTSMTEAVKIAQRMAEKGDTVLLSPACASFDLFENYEDRGRQFKQAVHNL